The following coding sequences are from one Microbacterium wangchenii window:
- a CDS encoding MMPL family transporter, protein MSTLLATLGRWSYRHGWRVLIAWVVVLLAAGGGALAFNQGTDNSFSIPGTESEEGLEQLSRTFPQVSGTSAQIVVVAADGDRIDDDPYASRIDELVADLGDIDGVLAVTDPFDETVSGLISDEGDAAIVRLQFDGQGASVSPESKQTLSDAADDFAADLPDGAQAALGGDLFAQSIPGVTITEALGLLIALIVLIVTFRSFVMAGLPLVTAILGVGLSMALILLATAVATISSTTPLLALMLGLAVGIDYSLFIAARHQDQVRGGMDPEESAARATGTAGSAVTFAGVTVLIALIGLSFANIPFLTTMGIAASVAVAIAVVVSVTLTPALLGFVGRRAAGRTAGGRARRRAAAAREAEAEADGDIPEEPPATPAAAVRTNRWVAMVSRRPLVTAIAVVVGLGTLAVPAGSLALALPNAGVLPESNSARQSYDLAAEHFGPGVNGPLVLTGTIVTSTDPLGLMSDIAAEVEDLPGVAEVALATPNETADTGIVQIVPETAPDDPATADLVRELRAQHDRLLDEYGIDLKVTGYTAVAIDISDRLGAALVPFGLFVVGLSFLLLMVVFRSIAVPLTAALGYLLSVAAAFGVVAAVFEWGWFADLLHVARVGPVISFMPIVLMGVLFGLAMDYQVFLVTRMREDYVHARAKNASGADARAVAVAAVRSGFSATARVVTAAALIMFAVFAAFVPEGDSSIKPIALGLAVGIAVDAFLVRMTLIPALMTLLGDKAWWIPRWLDRMLPKLDVEGEAVEREIALQDWPGPGSRAVVIADGVGLEVGDTPLFDDLSLEVEPGHAAILTSVDPRASRAALYTLSGRVSPTSGRLRVAGHLLPGREAWVRGSVGIAALDEAEDPLAELRDALTGTPGVLAVSGIESLAHGALRDQAAATLRDAAATGEWTLLLTAADPDAAGRVLSDAGWTGASVTRVAAASPRTFDLSEVTA, encoded by the coding sequence GTGTCCACTCTCCTCGCCACGCTGGGACGCTGGTCGTACCGTCACGGCTGGCGCGTGCTCATCGCCTGGGTGGTCGTCCTGCTGGCAGCGGGCGGCGGGGCGCTCGCGTTCAACCAGGGCACCGACAACTCCTTCTCCATCCCCGGCACCGAGTCGGAGGAGGGTCTCGAACAGCTCTCCCGGACCTTCCCGCAAGTCAGCGGAACGAGCGCCCAGATCGTCGTCGTGGCGGCGGACGGCGACCGGATCGATGACGATCCGTATGCGTCCCGCATCGACGAGCTGGTCGCCGATCTGGGTGACATCGACGGCGTCCTCGCCGTCACCGACCCGTTCGACGAGACCGTCTCGGGCCTGATCAGCGACGAGGGCGACGCCGCCATCGTGCGGCTGCAGTTCGACGGCCAGGGCGCCAGCGTCTCGCCGGAGTCCAAGCAGACGCTCAGCGACGCCGCCGACGACTTCGCCGCCGACCTCCCCGACGGCGCGCAGGCCGCACTGGGCGGCGACCTGTTCGCCCAGTCGATCCCCGGCGTGACGATCACCGAGGCGCTGGGGCTGCTCATCGCCCTGATCGTGCTGATCGTGACCTTCCGCTCGTTCGTGATGGCGGGGCTGCCCCTGGTCACCGCGATCCTCGGGGTGGGGCTGTCCATGGCGCTCATCCTCCTGGCCACCGCGGTCGCCACCATCTCCTCGACCACCCCGCTGCTCGCGCTCATGCTGGGCCTTGCCGTCGGGATCGACTACTCGCTGTTCATCGCCGCGCGACATCAGGACCAGGTGCGCGGCGGGATGGACCCGGAGGAGTCGGCCGCACGCGCCACCGGCACCGCCGGATCGGCCGTCACGTTCGCCGGCGTCACGGTGCTCATCGCCCTGATCGGCCTGTCGTTCGCGAACATCCCCTTCCTCACGACCATGGGGATCGCCGCATCCGTCGCCGTCGCGATCGCCGTGGTCGTCTCGGTCACCCTCACCCCCGCGCTGCTGGGCTTCGTAGGCCGCCGGGCCGCCGGACGCACTGCCGGCGGTCGCGCCCGCCGGCGGGCGGCGGCTGCACGAGAAGCCGAGGCCGAGGCCGACGGCGACATTCCGGAAGAGCCCCCGGCCACGCCGGCTGCCGCCGTGCGCACCAACCGGTGGGTGGCGATGGTGTCGCGGCGCCCCCTCGTCACCGCCATCGCCGTCGTGGTGGGCCTGGGCACCCTGGCCGTCCCGGCGGGAAGCCTCGCGCTCGCCCTCCCCAACGCGGGCGTCCTGCCCGAGAGCAACTCCGCCCGCCAGAGCTACGACCTCGCCGCGGAGCACTTCGGCCCCGGCGTCAACGGGCCGCTCGTGCTGACCGGCACGATCGTGACCTCCACCGACCCCCTGGGCCTCATGTCCGACATCGCCGCGGAGGTCGAAGACCTTCCGGGCGTCGCAGAGGTGGCCCTGGCCACCCCGAACGAGACCGCCGACACCGGGATCGTGCAGATCGTGCCCGAGACGGCACCGGACGACCCGGCCACCGCCGACCTCGTGCGCGAGCTGCGCGCGCAGCACGACCGGCTGCTGGACGAGTACGGCATCGACCTCAAGGTCACCGGCTACACCGCCGTCGCGATCGACATCTCCGACCGCCTGGGCGCCGCCCTGGTCCCCTTCGGCCTGTTCGTGGTCGGGCTGTCCTTCCTCCTGCTCATGGTGGTGTTCCGCTCCATCGCGGTGCCTCTCACAGCCGCCCTCGGTTACCTGCTGTCGGTGGCCGCGGCGTTCGGCGTGGTCGCGGCGGTGTTCGAGTGGGGCTGGTTCGCCGACCTGCTGCACGTGGCGCGCGTGGGACCCGTGATCAGCTTCATGCCGATCGTGCTGATGGGCGTGCTGTTCGGGCTCGCGATGGACTACCAGGTGTTCCTCGTGACCCGCATGCGCGAGGACTACGTCCACGCGCGGGCCAAGAACGCCTCGGGTGCCGACGCCCGCGCCGTCGCCGTGGCGGCGGTGCGCTCGGGCTTCTCCGCGACCGCGCGCGTGGTCACCGCCGCGGCCCTCATCATGTTCGCGGTGTTCGCCGCGTTCGTGCCCGAGGGCGACTCCTCGATCAAGCCCATCGCGCTGGGGCTGGCCGTCGGCATCGCCGTCGACGCGTTCCTGGTGCGGATGACCCTCATCCCCGCGCTCATGACGCTCCTGGGCGACAAGGCGTGGTGGATCCCGCGGTGGCTGGACCGGATGCTGCCCAAGCTCGACGTCGAGGGCGAAGCCGTCGAGCGCGAGATCGCGCTGCAGGACTGGCCGGGACCCGGCTCGCGCGCCGTCGTGATCGCGGACGGCGTGGGACTGGAAGTCGGCGACACGCCCCTGTTCGACGACCTCTCCCTCGAGGTGGAGCCGGGGCACGCGGCCATCCTCACCTCCGTCGACCCGCGCGCCTCTCGCGCAGCGCTGTACACCCTCTCCGGGCGGGTCTCGCCCACGTCCGGCCGCCTCCGCGTCGCCGGGCACCTGCTGCCCGGCCGGGAGGCGTGGGTGCGCGGCTCCGTCGGCATCGCCGCGCTGGACGAGGCCGAAGACCCGCTCGCCGAGCTCCGCGACGCGCTCACCGGTACGCCCGGAGTGCTCGCGGTCTCCGGCATCGAGTCCCTCGCCCACGGCGCCCTGCGCGATCAGGCCGCCGCGACCCTGCGGGATGCCGCGGCCACCGGCGAGTGGACGCTGCTGCTGACCGCCGCCGACCCCGACGCGGCCGGCCGCGTTCTGTCGGATGCCGGCTGGACCGGCGCATCCGTCACGCGCGTCGCCGCCGCATCCCCCCGCACGTTCGACCTGTCCGAGGTGACCGCATGA
- a CDS encoding YhgE/Pip family protein translates to MTRPGSPLALERAGSRRPVTWLTIIGALLLPVIVGGVLVAALYNPVERLESMSAAIVNADEPVTIDDQPVPLGRQLTAGLIEGSDDIPSNLDWTITNDEDARQGLADGSYAAVIRIPENFSAAATSTSPGGEAPERATIEVTTPPDSLVVDDAISAQVTQAAASLLGTSLSEVYLENVFLGFTTLGDQLGTAAEGAAQLADGATQAADGATALSGGIAQFSDGAAALADGATQLAGGAAELGTGAAQAADGLDAWAGGAQEIAANGRLLAGGLQQTADAIPQLPAELVTAANGLAANSAAIQAQVTAASDALTRAAADCTAQGGSAELCATLTQLSTEAQAAVGPVNELIGQSDTIAAGVTGFQQLGPGLQTISANLAQLSGGIDQLAAGATTAAGGVRQLSDGAAQLSGGASALADGASQLADGAGEAATGAEELSGGVRQVADGTADLAEGLGTAVAELPSYTDTEAADLASVVADPVAAEGVGTNLFGASAVPLVVTVALWFGGLGTFVALRAVTARTLSSRRPSALLALRALAPAAAIGAVQGVLVAIVVQLAAGYNWADWSLFAAVAAVAGVAFAAVNQALVAVFGGAGRWISALVGVLAVATGVVSTVPGVISAVAGLLPTAPAYQGMLAALTAADGLGAAVVGLAVWTALAFVVTTIAVARRRSVPARALLTAAPA, encoded by the coding sequence ATGACCCGTCCTGGCTCCCCCCTCGCGCTCGAGCGCGCCGGCTCCCGCCGGCCCGTGACCTGGCTCACGATTATCGGCGCGCTGCTGCTGCCGGTGATCGTCGGCGGCGTGCTCGTCGCCGCGCTGTACAACCCCGTCGAGCGCCTCGAGTCCATGAGCGCGGCCATCGTGAACGCGGACGAGCCCGTCACGATCGACGACCAGCCCGTGCCGCTCGGCCGGCAGCTGACAGCGGGCCTCATCGAGGGCTCGGACGACATCCCGAGCAATCTGGACTGGACGATCACCAACGACGAAGACGCCCGCCAGGGCTTGGCCGACGGCTCGTACGCGGCCGTCATCCGCATCCCGGAGAACTTCTCCGCCGCGGCGACCTCCACCTCTCCGGGAGGCGAGGCACCCGAGCGCGCCACGATCGAGGTGACCACGCCACCGGACAGTCTTGTGGTGGACGACGCCATCTCGGCGCAGGTCACGCAGGCGGCGGCATCCCTCCTGGGGACATCGCTGTCGGAGGTGTACCTGGAGAACGTGTTCCTCGGGTTCACCACGCTCGGCGACCAGCTCGGCACGGCCGCCGAGGGTGCCGCCCAGCTCGCCGACGGCGCGACGCAGGCCGCCGACGGCGCCACCGCACTCTCCGGCGGGATCGCGCAGTTCTCCGACGGAGCAGCAGCCCTCGCCGACGGCGCGACCCAGCTCGCCGGCGGCGCCGCCGAGCTGGGCACCGGCGCCGCGCAAGCCGCTGACGGCCTGGACGCGTGGGCCGGCGGCGCGCAGGAGATCGCCGCGAACGGACGGCTCCTCGCCGGCGGGCTGCAGCAGACCGCCGATGCGATCCCGCAGCTTCCTGCGGAGCTCGTCACCGCGGCCAACGGGCTGGCGGCCAACAGCGCCGCCATTCAGGCGCAGGTCACCGCCGCATCCGACGCGCTGACCCGGGCAGCTGCCGACTGCACCGCACAGGGCGGATCGGCGGAGCTGTGCGCGACCCTCACGCAGCTGTCCACCGAGGCCCAGGCCGCCGTCGGACCCGTCAACGAGCTGATCGGGCAGTCCGACACGATCGCGGCGGGTGTCACCGGCTTCCAGCAGCTCGGCCCGGGCCTGCAGACGATCTCGGCCAACCTCGCGCAGCTCTCCGGCGGGATAGACCAGCTCGCCGCGGGGGCGACCACCGCCGCCGGTGGGGTGCGGCAGCTGTCGGACGGTGCCGCACAGCTGTCGGGCGGAGCATCCGCGCTGGCGGACGGCGCATCGCAGCTGGCCGACGGGGCCGGGGAGGCGGCCACGGGTGCCGAGGAGCTCTCCGGTGGGGTGCGGCAGGTCGCCGACGGCACCGCGGACCTGGCCGAGGGCCTCGGCACCGCCGTGGCAGAACTGCCCTCCTACACCGACACCGAGGCCGCCGACCTGGCCTCCGTCGTGGCCGACCCCGTCGCGGCGGAGGGCGTGGGCACGAACCTGTTCGGCGCGTCGGCAGTCCCCCTCGTCGTGACGGTGGCCCTGTGGTTCGGCGGGTTGGGCACCTTCGTGGCACTGCGCGCCGTGACCGCGCGCACGCTGTCCTCCCGCCGCCCGTCGGCGCTGCTGGCGCTTCGCGCGCTCGCCCCGGCCGCCGCGATCGGCGCAGTGCAGGGCGTGCTCGTGGCGATCGTGGTGCAGCTGGCCGCCGGCTACAACTGGGCGGACTGGTCACTGTTCGCCGCCGTCGCCGCGGTGGCAGGGGTCGCGTTCGCGGCCGTGAACCAGGCCCTGGTGGCGGTCTTCGGCGGCGCCGGGCGATGGATCTCGGCGCTGGTGGGCGTGCTGGCCGTTGCCACGGGCGTGGTCTCGACCGTCCCCGGAGTCATCTCGGCCGTGGCCGGGCTCCTCCCCACCGCCCCGGCGTACCAGGGGATGCTCGCGGCACTGACCGCCGCGGACGGCCTGGGGGCGGCGGTCGTCGGACTCGCCGTGTGGACAGCGCTGGCGTTCGTCGTCACGACGATCGCGGTGGCACGTCGCCGCTCGGTTCCCGCGCGGGCCCTCCTGACCGCCGCCCCGGCCTGA
- a CDS encoding alpha/beta fold hydrolase: MSSTPTQEITNVVLVHGAFADGSGWRRVYDTLTARGYRVMIVQNPLTSLEDDVAATTRVLDLMDGPTILVGHSWGGTVITEAGMHPRVAGLVYVSALAPDAGETTGQQYEGFAPTPEFIIDTVEDGYGFLNLENFKAGFSADATDEDAAFLRDSQVPINMSVFATPVKNAAWHDKPTWAVIATEDKSFDPAMLRHMSERMGAKTTRVSGSHDVYITQSDTVAAVIVDAARSALAQESLSSSTA, translated from the coding sequence ATGAGCAGCACTCCCACCCAAGAGATCACCAATGTCGTGCTCGTGCACGGCGCGTTCGCGGATGGCTCCGGCTGGCGCCGCGTCTACGACACGCTGACCGCGCGCGGGTACCGGGTCATGATCGTGCAGAACCCGCTCACCTCCCTCGAGGACGACGTCGCGGCCACCACGCGCGTGCTGGACCTCATGGACGGGCCGACGATCCTCGTCGGTCACTCGTGGGGCGGCACCGTCATCACCGAGGCGGGCATGCATCCCCGCGTGGCGGGACTGGTCTACGTGTCGGCCCTCGCGCCGGACGCGGGGGAGACGACCGGCCAGCAGTACGAGGGCTTCGCGCCGACGCCGGAGTTCATCATCGACACCGTCGAGGACGGATACGGCTTCCTCAACCTCGAGAACTTCAAGGCGGGGTTCTCGGCGGACGCGACGGACGAGGATGCCGCGTTCCTGCGTGACAGCCAGGTGCCGATCAACATGTCGGTGTTCGCCACACCCGTGAAGAACGCGGCGTGGCACGACAAGCCGACGTGGGCCGTCATCGCGACGGAGGACAAGTCCTTCGACCCGGCGATGCTCCGGCACATGAGCGAGCGCATGGGCGCCAAGACCACGAGGGTCTCGGGGAGCCACGACGTCTACATCACGCAGTCCGACACGGTCGCCGCCGTGATCGTCGACGCCGCCCGGAGCGCCCTCGCACAGGAGTCACTCAGCTCGTCGACCGCGTGA
- the ccsB gene encoding c-type cytochrome biogenesis protein CcsB has product MPGSETLSLDAVSVLLVWTAIAIYVLAFIAYAVDLARRSDVALKAQDAARERELVTAGAATAPAGTRTGRPQGAMEARAAVKPRYVWGRIGTSLTVLGFLFHVAADVTRGIAAERVPWSNMYEFALTGTMLIVAVYLVVLFRYDLRFLGSFITGLTVVLLGGATLAFYVEVVPLADPLKSAWLVIHVFVASLATALFALAFGLSVLQLMQSRRERRAVATVASGDAASAPSAKRGPGFLRTLPSSETLESLAYRFAIVGFIFWTFTLIAGSIWANDAWGRYWGFDTKEVWTFVIWVLYAGYIHARATRGWRGTRSAWLSIIGFTAVIFNFTIVNMFFKGLHAYSGLSS; this is encoded by the coding sequence ATGCCCGGATCCGAAACGCTCTCCCTCGACGCGGTCTCCGTGCTGCTGGTCTGGACCGCCATCGCGATCTACGTGCTGGCCTTCATCGCCTACGCCGTCGATCTCGCGCGCCGCTCCGATGTGGCGCTCAAGGCGCAGGACGCCGCGCGCGAGCGCGAACTCGTGACCGCCGGCGCCGCCACCGCTCCCGCCGGCACCCGGACCGGGCGGCCGCAGGGCGCCATGGAGGCACGCGCCGCAGTCAAGCCCCGCTACGTCTGGGGGCGGATCGGCACGTCTCTGACGGTGCTGGGCTTCCTCTTCCACGTCGCCGCCGACGTCACGCGCGGAATCGCCGCCGAGCGCGTCCCGTGGTCGAACATGTACGAGTTCGCCCTCACCGGCACGATGCTCATCGTCGCGGTGTACCTGGTCGTCCTCTTCCGCTACGACCTTCGCTTCCTGGGCTCCTTCATCACGGGGCTCACGGTCGTCCTCCTCGGCGGCGCGACACTGGCGTTCTATGTCGAGGTCGTGCCCCTGGCCGACCCGCTGAAGTCCGCGTGGCTGGTCATCCACGTGTTCGTCGCGTCGCTGGCCACGGCCCTGTTCGCGCTCGCTTTCGGCCTGTCGGTGCTGCAGCTCATGCAGTCGCGCCGGGAGCGGCGTGCGGTGGCGACCGTGGCGTCGGGCGACGCAGCATCCGCGCCGTCGGCCAAGCGCGGGCCCGGGTTCCTGCGCACCCTCCCCTCCAGTGAGACGCTGGAGTCCCTCGCCTACCGCTTCGCGATCGTCGGGTTCATCTTCTGGACCTTCACCCTCATCGCCGGCTCCATCTGGGCCAACGACGCATGGGGCCGGTACTGGGGCTTCGACACGAAGGAAGTCTGGACCTTCGTCATCTGGGTGCTCTACGCCGGTTACATCCACGCCCGTGCGACGCGCGGATGGCGCGGCACGCGATCGGCGTGGCTGTCGATCATCGGGTTCACCGCCGTGATCTTCAACTTCACGATCGTGAACATGTTCTTCAAGGGCCTGCACGCCTACTCCGGCCTCTCCAGCTGA
- the resB gene encoding cytochrome c biogenesis protein ResB — MTDPLRPADHASADPEDITAPALGFVGWMRWGWRQLTSMRTALVLLLLLAIAAVPGSIVPQRSADPNGVTQYFTDNPDLAPILENLSLFDVYSSPWFSAIYLLLFVSLIGCVIPRTKHHWKALRSRPPRTPARLSRLDDFREAELDAASPDDAARLAAESVELAAGELRKAGYRVERYDGRGAFSVSAERGYLRETGNLVFHGALVGVLVAVGVGGGFTYTGQRVIVEGTTFVNSLLDYSSFNPGRFVSAETLTPYALTLDEFDVSYVPLGEQGAGQAGDFAANLTTRVDGEEGEGQVRVNHPLDVAGDRVYLMGNGYAPTLTIRNAEGEEIFHDSVPFLPQDTNMTSLGVVKVPDGLPEQMGLVGFFYPTQAALASGAFTSAYPDLISPVVTFNVFVGDLGIDGGQPRSVYTLDTSEMEQLSGGDTGIDSIELAPGQSAELPDGLGTITFEDESPEGATGYAESVKRFASLSIHRDLAAPWVLLFAVLATLGLLAALFVPRRRMWVKATVQGSSVHLEYAGLARGEDPTLGAAVDQFQARHAAAVQGWRSTSDVD, encoded by the coding sequence ATGACCGACCCGCTGCGCCCTGCCGACCACGCCTCCGCCGATCCCGAGGACATCACCGCGCCCGCCCTCGGATTCGTCGGATGGATGCGGTGGGGCTGGCGTCAGCTGACGAGCATGCGCACGGCGCTCGTCCTGCTGCTGCTGCTGGCGATCGCCGCGGTGCCGGGATCGATCGTGCCGCAGCGCAGTGCCGATCCCAACGGCGTCACGCAGTACTTCACCGACAACCCCGACCTGGCTCCCATCCTCGAGAACCTGAGCCTGTTCGACGTCTACTCCTCGCCGTGGTTCTCCGCGATCTACCTCCTCCTGTTCGTCTCGCTCATCGGCTGCGTCATCCCGCGCACCAAGCACCACTGGAAGGCGCTGCGCTCACGCCCGCCGCGGACGCCCGCGCGCCTGTCGCGCCTGGACGACTTCCGCGAGGCGGAGCTGGATGCCGCGTCCCCCGACGACGCCGCCCGCCTGGCGGCCGAATCCGTCGAGCTGGCGGCCGGGGAGCTGCGCAAGGCCGGGTACCGCGTCGAGCGCTACGACGGCCGTGGGGCCTTCTCGGTGTCGGCGGAGCGCGGGTACCTGCGTGAGACGGGCAACCTCGTCTTCCACGGGGCACTGGTCGGGGTGCTCGTGGCCGTCGGTGTGGGCGGCGGATTCACCTACACCGGCCAGCGCGTCATCGTCGAGGGGACGACGTTCGTCAACTCGCTGCTGGATTACTCCTCGTTCAACCCCGGTCGCTTCGTGAGCGCCGAGACTCTCACGCCCTACGCGCTGACCCTCGACGAGTTCGACGTCAGCTATGTGCCCCTCGGCGAACAGGGCGCCGGTCAGGCCGGCGACTTCGCCGCGAACCTCACCACGCGCGTGGACGGCGAGGAGGGCGAGGGGCAGGTGCGCGTCAACCACCCGCTCGACGTCGCGGGCGACCGCGTTTACCTGATGGGCAACGGCTACGCCCCGACCCTCACCATCCGCAACGCCGAGGGCGAGGAGATCTTCCACGACTCCGTGCCCTTCCTGCCGCAGGACACCAACATGACCTCGCTCGGCGTCGTGAAGGTGCCCGACGGTCTGCCCGAGCAGATGGGCCTGGTCGGGTTCTTCTATCCCACGCAGGCGGCGCTGGCCTCCGGCGCGTTCACGTCGGCGTATCCCGACCTCATCAGTCCCGTCGTCACCTTCAACGTCTTCGTCGGCGACCTCGGCATCGACGGGGGCCAGCCGCGCTCGGTCTACACGCTGGACACGAGCGAGATGGAACAGCTCAGCGGTGGAGACACGGGCATCGACTCGATCGAGCTCGCCCCCGGGCAGTCGGCCGAACTGCCGGACGGGCTCGGCACGATCACCTTCGAGGACGAATCGCCCGAGGGTGCCACCGGCTATGCCGAATCCGTGAAGCGCTTCGCGTCGCTGTCGATCCATCGCGACCTGGCCGCCCCGTGGGTGCTGCTCTTCGCGGTTCTGGCCACCCTCGGCCTGCTGGCGGCGCTGTTCGTCCCGCGACGGCGGATGTGGGTCAAGGCGACGGTGCAGGGCAGCTCCGTGCACCTGGAGTACGCCGGACTCGCCCGCGGGGAGGACCCCACGCTGGGCGCCGCGGTGGATCAGTTCCAGGCCCGTCACGCCGCCGCCGTCCAGGGTTGGCGCAGCACCTCGGACGTAGACTGA
- a CDS encoding cytochrome c biogenesis CcdA family protein: protein MNPGAVVFDGALWLALPIALAAGLVSFLSPCVLPLVPGYLGFIGGSVAPRRGSSAAAPGRGRLLGGVLLFIAGFTLVFMTVNVLGGTVGRFFVEYADPITRVMGVIVILLGLVFIGLFGIAQRTVRLQARNNIGLIGAPLLGIALGIGWTPCIGPTLAAIFSVSWNLGDPGRAALLGLAYSLGLGIPFLLLALGFGWATRSVAFLRRHIRAINLIGGALLILLGLAMVTGVWGAWMSQLQGVIQSVPLPL from the coding sequence GTGAACCCCGGCGCGGTCGTGTTCGACGGTGCGCTGTGGCTCGCCCTGCCCATCGCCCTCGCCGCCGGGCTGGTGTCGTTCCTCTCCCCGTGCGTGCTCCCGCTCGTCCCGGGCTACCTCGGGTTCATCGGCGGCTCCGTCGCGCCCCGCCGCGGCTCCTCCGCGGCGGCGCCCGGCCGCGGCCGGCTCCTGGGCGGCGTGCTGCTGTTCATCGCCGGCTTCACGCTCGTGTTCATGACCGTCAACGTCCTGGGCGGCACGGTGGGGCGCTTCTTCGTCGAGTACGCCGACCCGATCACGCGCGTCATGGGCGTCATCGTCATCCTGCTCGGCCTGGTCTTCATCGGGCTGTTCGGCATCGCCCAGCGCACCGTGCGACTGCAGGCGCGCAACAACATCGGGCTCATCGGCGCACCGCTGCTGGGCATCGCCCTCGGCATCGGGTGGACGCCGTGCATCGGCCCGACCCTTGCCGCGATCTTCTCGGTGTCGTGGAACCTGGGCGACCCCGGCCGCGCCGCGCTGCTGGGCCTGGCCTACTCGCTGGGCCTGGGCATCCCGTTCCTCCTCCTCGCGCTCGGCTTCGGCTGGGCGACCCGTTCGGTGGCGTTCCTGCGCCGCCACATCCGCGCCATCAACCTGATCGGCGGGGCGCTCCTGATCCTCCTGGGCCTCGCGATGGTCACGGGCGTGTGGGGCGCGTGGATGTCGCAACTCCAGGGGGTGATCCAGAGTGTCCCCCTCCCGCTCTGA
- a CDS encoding TlpA family protein disulfide reductase, producing the protein MRRRLLAASLTAALAFGLGACAADPLADQYRAGDNKGYIAANGFQTSEIPAADRGERVEFAGVTETGAEVSDADYAGQVLVVNFWYAACGPCIVEAPRLEEAYESFEGQDVAFLGVNTYDQAATAASFARDNGVSYPSVIDVNGGAVKLAFAEHAPLTATPVTLVLDKEGRVAARIIGELPEASILQTIVRDVLAEPA; encoded by the coding sequence ATGCGCCGGCGCCTCCTCGCCGCATCCCTCACCGCCGCTCTCGCGTTCGGGCTGGGCGCGTGTGCGGCCGACCCGCTGGCCGATCAGTACCGGGCGGGCGACAACAAGGGCTATATCGCCGCCAACGGCTTCCAGACCTCCGAGATCCCGGCCGCGGATCGCGGTGAACGGGTCGAGTTCGCCGGCGTGACCGAGACGGGCGCCGAGGTGTCGGACGCCGACTACGCCGGCCAGGTGCTCGTCGTGAACTTCTGGTACGCCGCCTGCGGCCCCTGCATCGTCGAGGCCCCGCGCCTGGAAGAGGCGTATGAGAGCTTCGAAGGGCAGGACGTCGCGTTCCTGGGCGTGAACACCTACGACCAGGCCGCGACCGCGGCATCCTTCGCCCGCGACAACGGCGTGAGTTACCCGAGCGTCATCGACGTCAACGGCGGCGCGGTCAAGCTCGCCTTCGCCGAGCATGCGCCGCTCACCGCCACGCCCGTGACGCTCGTGCTCGATAAGGAGGGTCGCGTCGCCGCGCGCATCATCGGCGAACTGCCGGAGGCCTCGATCCTCCAGACGATCGTGCGCGACGTCCTCGCGGAGCCGGCGTGA